The Candidatus Pantoea soli genome window below encodes:
- a CDS encoding oxidative damage protection protein yields the protein MSRTIFCTYLQRDAEGQDFQLYPGELGKRIYNEISKEAWQQWMSKQTMLINEKKLNMMNPADRKVLEQEMVNFLFEGKDVHIEGYTPPEK from the coding sequence ATGAGCCGCACCATTTTTTGTACTTATCTGCAACGCGACGCTGAAGGCCAGGACTTTCAGCTCTATCCTGGTGAGCTGGGTAAGCGCATCTACAACGAAATTTCTAAAGAAGCCTGGCAGCAGTGGATGTCCAAGCAGACCATGCTGATCAACGAGAAAAAGCTCAACATGATGAACCCGGCCGATCGCAAAGTGCTGGAGCAGGAGATGGTAAATTTCCTGTTTGAAGGCAAAGATGTGCATATCGAAGGTTACACCCCGCCAGAAAAATAA
- the mltC gene encoding membrane-bound lytic murein transglycosylase MltC: MNKKLIALLVIAPLLVSCSGQKKSQYHEEWVKDTNGFDILMGQFAANIENIWGINEVLIAGPKDYVKYSDNYYTRSHINFDSGSITIETISGTDPMASLRQAIITTLLIGDDPGNVDLYSDANDIQISKEPLLYGQVLDNTGQPIRWQGRAGNFADYLIQNKLQKRTSGLHVIWSVTIPMVPNHLDKRAHKYLPLVRKAAEEYGVDASLILAIMQTESSFNPYAVSNSDALGLMQVVQHTAGVDVFRMKGKWGKPSRSYLLDPANNIDAGTAYLSLLQKNYLGGIQDPLSRRYAVITAYNGGAGSVLRVFSSDKDRAFSLINGMSPSQVYQTLTSSHPSAESRRYLYKVNQAQRSYHRY, from the coding sequence ATGAATAAAAAACTGATAGCCCTGCTGGTGATCGCCCCTTTGCTGGTTTCCTGCTCCGGACAAAAAAAATCGCAGTACCACGAGGAGTGGGTCAAGGACACCAACGGTTTTGACATTCTGATGGGGCAGTTTGCCGCCAACATCGAGAATATCTGGGGAATCAATGAGGTTCTGATCGCCGGGCCAAAAGATTACGTCAAATACAGCGACAACTATTACACCCGCAGTCACATTAACTTTGACAGCGGTAGCATCACCATTGAGACCATCTCCGGCACCGATCCGATGGCCAGCCTGCGTCAGGCGATCATCACCACGCTTTTGATCGGCGACGATCCCGGCAATGTTGATCTTTACTCCGATGCCAACGACATTCAGATCAGCAAAGAGCCCCTGCTTTACGGCCAGGTGCTGGATAACACCGGCCAGCCCATTCGCTGGCAGGGGCGCGCCGGTAACTTTGCCGATTACCTGATTCAGAACAAACTGCAGAAGCGCACGTCTGGCCTACATGTGATCTGGTCGGTCACGATCCCGATGGTGCCGAACCACCTGGATAAGCGAGCCCATAAATATCTGCCGCTGGTGCGCAAAGCCGCCGAAGAGTATGGCGTGGATGCCTCGCTGATTCTGGCGATCATGCAGACGGAATCCAGCTTCAACCCCTATGCGGTCAGTAACTCCGATGCGCTGGGTCTGATGCAGGTGGTGCAGCACACCGCAGGCGTTGATGTGTTCCGTATGAAAGGCAAATGGGGCAAGCCGAGCCGCAGCTATCTGCTGGATCCGGCAAATAACATTGATGCCGGTACCGCGTATCTGTCGCTGTTGCAGAAGAACTATCTGGGCGGCATTCAGGATCCGCTGTCGCGGCGCTACGCGGTGATTACCGCCTATAACGGCGGGGCGGGCAGCGTGCTGCGCGTGTTCTCCAGCGATAAAGATCGCGCCTTCTCGCTGATCAACGGCATGTCGCCCAGCCAGGTGTATCAGACGCTGACCAGTAGTCATCCATCTGCGGAGTCACGCCGTTATCTCTATAAGGTGAACCAGGCTCAGCGCAGCTATCATCGCTATTGA